A DNA window from Daucus carota subsp. sativus chromosome 3, DH1 v3.0, whole genome shotgun sequence contains the following coding sequences:
- the LOC108212090 gene encoding putative SWI/SNF-related matrix-associated actin-dependent regulator of chromatin subfamily A member 3-like 1 — translation MEAICLRRTKEQNILGLPRKIMKICSVDLSAEERQLYDQMEVEAKTAVQDYISSGTVRSHYIAVLGIVLRLRQTCTHMDLCPKVHIATLPCSNKEELSNNPELLKKMAAILDGSEELECPICLSAPNNIVITRCAHIYCQSCILRTLKRDRPRCPLCRHDLSESDIFSAPTEQSNAEMASSGESSRITALLKLLSEARDQDPTAKSVVFSQFRKMLILLEEPLKTAGFNVLRLDGSMIATKRAQVIKDFGVAAPNGRPTVLLASLRASSTGVDLAAANRVYLLEPWWNPEVDDQAINRVHLTGQTKDVTVVRIVARNSIEERILALQDQKRMAGPAVYKLNINDIRTLLSL, via the exons ATGGAAGCCATCTGTTTGAGGAGGACGAAAGAGCAGAACATACTCGGATTGCCTCgaaaaatcatgaaaatatgTTCTGTCGATCTTTCTGCCGAGGAAAGGCAGCTTTATGATCAGATGGAAGTGGAGGCTAAGACTGCCGTTCAGGATTACATCTCCTCAGGCACAGTCAGAAGCCACTACATAGCCGTGCTTGGAATAGTTCTCCGACTCCGCCAGACATGTACTCATATGGACCTCTGCCCTAAAGTTCACATCGCAACTCTTCCGTGCAGCAATAAAGAAG AGCTGTCCAACAACCCTGAGCTGCTGAAGAAAATGGCGGCAATACTGGACGGCAGTGAAGAATTGGAGTGTCCGATCTGCCTTTCAGCCCCAAACAACATTGTGATCACACGGTGTGCTCACATATACTGCCAGTCATGCATCCTCAGGACCCTCAAGCGTGACAGACCCCGCTGCCCTCTTTGCCGGCATGATCTCTCGGAGTCTGATATTTTCTCAGCTCCAACAGAACAAAGTAATGCCGAAATGGCCTCTTCCGGAGAATCATCTAGGATAACTGCTCTCCTGAAACTTCTATCAGAAGCACGGGATCAGGACCCCACAGCAAAGTCTGTTGTATTCTCCCAGTTCAGGAAGATGCTGATCTTACTTGAAGAGCCTCTGAAGACTGCTGGCTTCAATGTATTGCGTTTAGATGGATCGATGATCGCAACAAAGAGGGCTCAAGTGATCAAAGATTTTGGTGTGGCAGCTCCTAATGGTCGTCCCACGGTTTTGCTTGCCAGTCTAAGGGCATCAAGTACCGGAGTTGATCTCGCCGCTGCTAATAGGGTGTACCTTCTGGAGCCCTGGTGGAATCCAGAAGTTGATGACCAAGCAATAAACAGAGTACACCTGACAGGGCAAACGAAAGACGTGACTGTTGTACGAATCGTTGCCCGAAACAGCATCGAGGAGCGGATATTGGCTCTCCAGGATCAGAAGAGGATGGCTGGGCCAGCGGTGTACAAACTAAACATCAATGATATCCGGACTCTGCTATCCTTGTGA
- the LOC135151112 gene encoding putative SWI/SNF-related matrix-associated actin-dependent regulator of chromatin subfamily A member 3-like 1 produces MAHQGHPVNVYTLPEFPTGGHEVVTGVDPTKLNHPWDVCMLGFITADILGVKVRGALAGREMVTLVRDYNSFWSNRYVIKVFNGMNVEVGYLDERASVVLARLMDAGLVWVEAIIPNYSMKADAKWRPVQIYVFAIREKVDEVYAKIIWGGLEIIRTEGSVEIVEMARQDEHDQRRLNGIARVVSDGAVVEVVETPREVVKTELFLHQKKALAWMVKTESWAGMPPFWVEQCDGSFVNEVMNVGVAHRPRALRGGILGDDSGMGKTLTLLSLIASDKCSYGGGSGSGSGSDVVEDGKEEFAIYQGKEPKRARGSRVVDKMRKRQRVVGELSNDGNALIDLVASRTTLVVSSTSVFSTWKEQLKKHTKPGKFSVYLYYKQRTKDPMELIKYDLVLTTYSLLASELESGSPVFQVPWWRVILDEAHLIKHSTPTQASAVLRLNARRRWLVTGTPLQNTTMDMYSFMSFLKYNPFTDKHSWKKTLLKPVDTSSEVTRLQMVSWGLLEFRDLQRS; encoded by the exons ATGGCACACCAAGGACATCCAGTGAATGTTTACACCTTGCCGGAATTCCCCACCGGCGGTCATGAGGTCGTCACCGGAGTGGACCCCACCAAGCTAAATCATCCCTGGGATGTTTGTATGTTGGGGTTCATAACAGCGGATATTCTGGGAGTGAAAGTTCGCGGTGCGCTCGCCGGGAGAGAAATGGTGACTTTGGTTCGTGATTATAACAGCTTCTGGTCAAACCGGTATGTTATCAAAGTGTTTAATGGGATGAACGTGGAAGTTGGGTATCTTGATGAGAGAGCGTCTGTTGTGTTGGCGCGGTTGATGGATGCTGGCTTGGTTTGGGTTGAAGCGATTATTCCGAATTATTCGATGAAAGCCGATGCTAAATGGAGGCCGGTTCAAATCTATGTGTTTGCTATTCGGGAGAAGGTGGATGAGGTTTATGCTAAGATAATCTGGGGTGGATTGGAGATAATTAGGACTGAAGGGAGTGTGGAGATAGTTGAGATGGCGAGGCAGGATGAGCATGATCAGAGGAGATTGAATGGGATAGCTAGAGTTGTGAGTGATGGTGCGGTGGTGGAAGTGGTGGAGACGCCGAGGGAGGTGGTTAAGACGGAGTTGTTTTTGCATCAGAAGAAGGCGTTGGCTTGGATGGTGAAGACGGAGAGTTGGGCTGGGATGCCACCTTTTTGGGTGGAGCAGTGTGATGGGAGTTTTGTtaatgaggttatgaatgttGGGGTGGCGCATAGGCCGAGGGCTTTGCGTGGGGGGATTTTGGGGGATGATTCGGGGATGGGGAAGACCTTGACTCTTCTTTCTTTGATTGCGTCGGATAAGTGTAGTTATGGTGGTGGTAGTGGTAGTGGTTCGGGAAGTGATGTGGTGGAGGATGGTAAGGAGGAATTTGCTATTTATCAAGGTAAGGAGCCGAAGAGGGCGAGAGGGAGTAGAGTGGTGGATAAAATGAGGAAAAGGCAGAGAGTTGTAGGAGAGCTAAGTAATGATGGAAATGCTTTGATTGATCTTGTGGCTTCCAGGACAACATTGGTTGTGTCCTCGACTTCTGTGTTTTCGACGTGGAAAGAGCAATTGAAAAAGCACACGAAGCCGGGGAAGTTTAGTGTTTACCTGTATTATAAACAGAGGACTAAGGACCCAATGGAGCTTATAAAGTATGATTTGGTACTCACCACATACTCTTTATTGGCTTCGGAACTGGAATCGGGATCACCAGTATTCCAAGTACCTTGGTGGAGGGTGATTTTGGATGAAGCACATCTGATAAAGCACTCCACTCCTACACAAGCCTCTGCTGTACTTAGGTTAAATGCTAGGCGGAGGTGGCTGGTCACAGGAACTCCCCTACAAAACACTACAATGGACATGTATTCTTTCATGTCATTTCTGAAATACAATCCATTTACAGATAAACACTCCTGGAAAAAGACGCTGCTAAAGCCAGTGGACACGAGTAGTGAGGTCACTCGGTTACAG ATGGTGAGTTGGGGATTACTTGAATTCAGGGACTTGCAGAGAAGTTAA
- the LOC108212089 gene encoding uncharacterized protein LOC108212089 has protein sequence MLVLYEVVAFAACFLLSSLVAKVIKLLLGLDSERFKLVQDRFDLKDFLLILTASASVSGIIILLTLSVVNIVQIRIGLYSCGSAEARRAIWALGTIVAIALYSVSSKTNNSDEKRGDNQKDESSGLIEGRSTV, from the exons ATGCTGGTCCTGTACGAAGTTGTGGCCTTTGCTGCTTGTTTCCTCTTATCAAGCCTTGTCGCGAAGGTTATTAAGCTGCTCTTGGGCTTGGATAGTGAGAGATTCAAGTTGGTTCAAGATAGATTCGATTTGAAAGACTTTTTGTTGATTTTAACTGCCAGTGCATCTGTTAGTGGAATCATAATTCTGCTAACACTTTCGGTGGTTAATATAGTTCAGATTCGAATAGGCTTGTATTCTTGTGGGAGTGCTGAAGCAAGGAGAGCCATTTGGGCTCTTGGTACTATCGTTGCCATTGCTTTG TATTCAGTTAGTTCAAAAACCAATAATTCTGATGAAAAGAGGGGTGACAATCAGAAAGATGAAAGCTCTGGTTTAATCGAGGGCCGTTCCACCGTTTGA
- the LOC108212087 gene encoding AP2/ERF and B3 domain-containing transcription factor At1g51120 has translation MCYDTSLNSDARLSPPHKRKRLEKDAVIAIHDGEYHAREFLFKKVLAKSDVGRLSRLIIPKRFAIQHFPSIDVNARIEDCVFHIDFYDARKNLWTFHYCFWKCSRSYVFTGGWNKFVKAYKLQAGDNVLFYKNYSGDESFFGIEVRYAGARNVVGSLANNLYNGEELMNDDTVRVKEEHEVSASQLKEKDVMLFGVRIKRASKDFQGGRSNDVIKEEEDYSVRRADCWRVKEEEEEFEGLKLDLNLSL, from the exons ATGTGTTATGATACAAGTCTCAACAGTGATGCTAGGCTATCCCCTCCACACAAGCGGAAAAGATTGGAAAAAGATGCTGTCATTGCGATTCATGATGGAGAGTATCATGCTCGAGAATTCCTATTCAAAAAAGTACTTGCCAAGAGTGATGTTGGTAGGTTAAGCAGGTTGATCATCCCGAAAAGGTTTGCGATTCAGCACTTTCCCAGCATTGATGTCAATGCACGTATAGAAGATTGTGTGTTTCACATTGATTTTTATGATGCTCGAAAAAATCTATGGACTTTCCACTATTGCTTCTGGAAGTGTAGCCGGAGTTATGTCTTCACAGGCGGCTGGAATAAATTTGTGAAGGCGTATAAACTCCAGGCTGGTGACAACGTTCTGTTTTACAAGAATTACAGTGGAGATGAAAGCTTTTTTGGTATTGAAGTTCGTTATGCAGGTGCAAGAAACGTTGTTGGCTCCTTAGCAAATAATTTATACAATGGAGAAGAGTTGATGAATGATGATACTGTGAGGGTCAAGGAAGAACATGAGGTGTCAGCATCTCAACTCAAGGAAAAAGATGTTATGCTATTTGGCGTTCGTATAAAAAGAGCGTCCAAAGATTTTCAAG GTGGAAGAAGCAACGACGTGATTAAAGAAGAGGAGGATTATTCAGTACGCAGGGCCGACTGTTGGAGAGtgaaggaagaggaagaggaattTGAAGGCCTGAAACTAGACCTTAACTTATCACTCTGA